Proteins encoded in a region of the Diospyros lotus cultivar Yz01 chromosome 9, ASM1463336v1, whole genome shotgun sequence genome:
- the LOC127810619 gene encoding U-box domain-containing protein 6-like: MDIAEIEETLSAIGDPKLHEGMCKILSAIYGKVLGIFPVLEVAQPRSTKGIQALCSLHIALEKTKNILQHCSECSKLYLAITGDSVVLKFEKARSALDDSLRQVQDIVPQAIVSQISEILSELGGVEFSLDPLEKQVGDDIIALLQQGKKFNSNCSDNDELESFHQAVSKLGITSSRASLRERRALKKVLERARIEEDKRKESIVAYLLHLMRKYSKLFRSDFSDDNDSQGSTPCSPTVQGSFGDCGGPGGNGRAFDRQLSKLSSFKFKPNFRRSGQMPIPPVELRCPISLQIMYDPVIIASGQTYERICIEKWFSDGHNTCPKTQQQLSHLDLTPNYSVKGLVISWCEQNGVPVPDGPPESLDLNYWRLALSESESANSKSMDSISSCKMKDVKVVPLEESFIIKEAERNEIESVPVQEEELEVNVLEKYDCLLIVLDKEEQLRKKCRVVEQVRHLLKDDEEARIYMGANGCVEALLRFLGCAVRERHEMAQETGALALFNLAVNNNRNKEIMLAAGILPLLAEMVDRSNSYGAAIALYLNLSCLDKAKPIIGSSEAVTFLTKVLVAETDPQCKLDALHALFNLSAHPSNIPNLLSAGIINGLMLLIADSNDHDLAWTEKCVAVCINLASSSNSAREQMISAPGLIGGLATILDIGGPAEQEQAASCLLILCNRSEKCCQLVLQEGVIPSLVSISVNGTTRGRQKALKLLMLFREQRQRDASAVQTHQPSDNRDEDMAVPEPKSQPNSVSRKKMTRAWSFWRKNKSLVVHQC, from the exons ATGGATATTGCCGAGATTGAAGAAACTCTATCAGCGATTGGCGATCCAAAG TTACATGAAGGAATGTGCAAAATACTGTCTGCAATTTATGGCAAAGTGCTAGGAATTTTTCCCGTTCTGGAAGTAGCACAGCCTAGGAGCACAAAAGGAATTCAGGCATTATGTTCTCTGCACATAGCACTTGAAAAGACGAAGAATATTCTTCAACATTGCTCTGAATGCAGCAAACTTTACTTG GCTATAACTGGAGACTCTGTTGTTCTAAAGTTTGAGAAAGCAAGGAGTGCTCTAGATGATAGTCTCAGGCAGGTCCAAGATATTGTCCCACAAGCTATAGTTTCTCAG ATTTCGGAAATTTTAAGTGAACTTGGGGGTGTTGAGTTCTCCCTTGATCCATTGGAGAAGCAAGTTGGTGATGATATAATTGCATTGCTTCAGCaaggaaagaaattcaatagcAATTGTAGTGACAATGATGAGCTTGAATCTTTTCATCAGGCTGTTTCTAAACTTGGCATTACATCCTCAAGAGCAAGTCTTAGAGAGAGAAGGGCGCTGAAGAAAGTATTAGAAAGAGCTCGAATTGAGGAAGACAAGAGAAAGGAATCAATTGTGGCTTATCTTTTACATCTCATGAGAAAATACTCTAAGCTATTTAGAAGTGACTTCTCAGATGACAACGATTCACAGGGTTCAACACCTTGTTCCCCTACTGTTCAGGGTTCTTTTGGAGATTGTGGTGGACCTGGTGGCAATGGTCGTGCCTTTGATCGACAACTATCCAAACTCAGTTCCTTTAAGTTCAAGCCCAACTTCAGGAGATCAGGGCAGATGCCCATCCCCCCTGTAGAGCTAAGGTGTCCAATATCATTGCAAATCATGTATGATCCTGTCATCATTGCTTCAGGGCAAACATATGAGAGGATTTGTATTGAAAAATGGTTTAGTGATGGGCATAATACTTGCCCAAAAACTCAACAACAGCTGTCCCATCTGGATTTGACTCCTAATTACTCAGTGAAGGGTCTTGTCATCAGTTGGTGTGAACAGAATGGAGTTCCTGTTCCAGATGGTCCACCAGAGTCCCTTGATCTCAATTACTGGAGGCTGGCATTGTCTGAGAGTGAGTCtgcaaattcaaaatcaatggATAGTATTAGCTCCTGCAAGATGAAGGATGTAAAGGTGGTTCCTCTGGAGGAGAGTTTCATAATCAAGGAGGctgaaagaaatgaaattgaaaGTGTTCCTGTACAAGAGGAAGAGCTTGAGGTTAATGTGCTTGAAAAATATGATTGCCTTTTGATAGTCTTGGACAAGGAGGAACAATTGAGAAAAAAGTGCAGAGTGGTAGAACAGGTAAGGCACTTGCTGAAGGATGACGAGGAAGCTAGGATCTATATGGGAGCTAATGGGTGTGTTGAAGCACTGCTGCGGTTTTTGGGGTGTGCTGTGCGTGAAAGGCATGAAATGGCCCAGGAAACTGGAGCCCTGGCTCTCTTCAATCTTGCCGTCAACAATAACAG AAACAAGGAAATAATGTTGGCGGCAGGAATACTTCCATTGCTAGCAGAAATGGTTGACCGATCCAACTCCTATGGAGCTGCTATAGCGCTTTACCTGAATCTTTCCTGTCTTGACAAAGCCAAGCCCATAATAGGCTCAAGTGAGGCTGTCACTTTCCTAACGAAAGTCCTTGTAGCCGAAACTGATCCACAATGCAAGCTTGATGCACTCCATGCCCTATTTAATCTCTCTGCACACCCCTCCAATATTCCAAACCTTCTCTCAGCTGGTATCATCAACGGGCTCATGTTGCTCATCGCAGACTCAAATGACCACGACCTCGCTTGGACAGAAAAATGTGTTGCTGTCTGTATAAACTTGGCTTCTTCAAGTAATTCAGCAAGAGAGCAAATGATATCAGCCCCAGGACTAATAGGTGGGCTTGCAACCATACTGGACATTGGCGGGCCTGCAGAGCAGGAGCAAGCCGCCTCGTGTCTTCTGATTTTGTGTAACAGGAGCGAGAAATGCTGTCAATTGGTGCTGCAAGAAGGGGTCATACCTTCACTGGTGTCAATTTCAGTGAACGGGACGACGAGAGGGAGACAGAAAGCTCTAAAACTTTTGATGTTATTCCGAGAGCAGAGGCAACGAGATGCATCGGCGGTTCAGACGCATCAGCCGAGTGATAATAGAGACGAGGACATGGCTGTTCCAGAGCCAAAATCACAACCCAATTCGGTCTCAAGAAAAAAGATGACAAGAGCTTGGAGTTTTTGGAGGAAGAACAAGAGTTTGGTGGTTCACCAGTGTTGA